From the Rhinolophus sinicus isolate RSC01 linkage group LG02, ASM3656204v1, whole genome shotgun sequence genome, one window contains:
- the DPPA3 gene encoding developmental pluripotency-associated protein 3, producing the protein MGWVRQGQRDPGPRRTTVPDMVREQCGEPSPSARTLWGILEELQAVTRLPMDSPMKLNRTSTPESPQMPSEEDSASSQAVSEVLAKNLSNLTLSPSTKFPSLLPECSPQPQDREKNLQGLGLGLGQGIVHRRRRGVRTLATARKERMQRMLQVIRYRTLSLLRKDPQERKIEIESRFRRFRCSCRYCLYHGDPSDNISMENNDDMESI; encoded by the exons ATGGGGTGGGTCCGCCAGGGGCAGAGGGACCCAGGTCCCAGGAGGACCACTGTGCCAGACATGGTCAGAGAACAATGTGGGGAGC CGTCACCTTCCGCTCGAACCCTTTGGGGGATCTTGGAGGAGCTTCAGGCTGTGACTAGACTTCCAATGGACTCCCCAATGAAGCTTAACCGAACCTCCACCCCGGAGTCTCCTCAGATGCCCAGTGAAGAAGATTCAG cTAGCTCTCAAGCTGTCTCAGAAGTACTAGCAAAGAACCTTAGTAACTTGACTCTCAGCCCTAGTACCAAATTCCCTTCCCTTCTACCAGAATGTTCACCCCAACCGcaggacagagaaaaaaacttaCAGGGTCTTGGACTGGGGCTGGGTCAAGGCATAGTCCACAGGAGGAGACGTGGAGTAAGGACTCTGGCAACTGCCCGGAAAGAAAGGATGCAAAGGATGTTACAAGTTATTAGATACCGCACCCTGTCTCTG CTTCGAAAAGACCCACAGGAAAGGAAAATTGAG attGAATCACGATTCAGAAGATTTAGATGTAGCTGTCGTTATTGCCTATATCATGGAGATCCTTCTGATAATATTAGCATGGAGAATAATGATGACATGGAGTCCATTTAG